A window of Methylomonas sp. 11b genomic DNA:
GACGGTCGCGGGGAATCTCGATAGGCAAGTCGCCGAAGTCACCTTTCAGCGTTTTCCGGCTTTTGCCGTTTCGGGCATTGCTGCTGGCGTTGGTCACCGCCTCATGCTTACCGTGGCCCAAGTGCGCGGTCATTTCCGCTTCCAGGGCCCGTTCGACTATCGCTTTGGTCAACTGCTTCAGCAGACCATTGGCACCGATCAGGTCCTCGGGTTTTTGATAGTGCGACATCAAGGCGTCGAGTAGGTCATCCGGTATGGCTTTTGATGATACGGTCATGGTTTCCTCCTTATCAGGATCGGTAGTTTCCTACCTCAGGGCCGTTTACACAAAAATTCTTACACCCTCACGCCAAATTCTAAGCGCCAGCAAATTTTTAAACGATACTGTTGTTACCGTCTCCTTCTTTTAGCTCACATAAACCATAGATTATGCTCAGAGACACTTTTGCGCGCCGTTTTACTGAGTTGGAAGCAAGTTTTTCTTCCATCCCTTTCAAGTCTCATAGTAGGGGAATACCAGGTAGTTATGTGCCAGATGGGCAATGGCAAAAATGGGCAACAAGTACTCAAAGCCTAATTCGCGCGGCGTTTGGGGAACTATCCCCTCACTATCAAAACTTCGTCAATGCATACAAAGAATGTGGTGGATCTGATAGCAGTGTAAGAACTTTGAATGCGCTGTTTCTAAGCGCAAAAGAGGACTTTGAGGGCGGTTATCTATTCGATGTTGAGTTAAGGGTTTCCGGTGAGGTATTCGGCGACTTCATAGCGCTTGCCCGCAAATCCCTCGCGGAAGGACACAAAGACGTTGCGGCCGTTCTTGCCTGTGCTGCACTCGAAGATGCTCTTAAGCGATTTGCCGATGTTAATGGACTAGCGGTTGGAGACAAGTCTATGCAAGAAGTTGTGAATGCATTGAAGTCGTCAGGTCTTGTCGCTGGCGCCCAGAAGACGCTACTGGACGCTATGCCGAGAATTCGAAACCTTGCTATGCATGCTGATTGGGACAAAATCGCTGAACCAGATGTGAGCAGTGTATTGGGTTTCGTGGAGCAATTCCTGCTGTCCAAGTTCAGTCATGGCTAACACGGTGGGTTTTTCCCGTATGCCGCGCCGAGCACCGGAGCTTTGGCCGGGTATAGGGCCGTAGGATGTGCTGAACAACGTGAAGCGCATCGTTCGCGATTGATGAGCCTCATTGCGTGGGTACATTCTATAGTATTGGAATTGTGGGACGGTTTTGTTCCCGTTATCCCGCCCCGAGCATCGTAACTTTTAGCCTAGTAAAATAAAGTATCGCGACTATGGGTTCGCGCCGGCATATAAAATCCATCGCGAAAGCGACACAAAAAATTAGTCTAGCGCCGCCAAAGCCGCTTCCGGTGCCCTGTCCAATACTTTCAGCAACGCCTTGGCTGCGCCAGTGGGTGAGCGTTTGCCTTGTTCCCAGTTACGGATGGTTTCTAATGAAACGTCGATGCGTTTGGAGAATTCGGCTTGACTCAAACCCAGGCGGTTACGGACTCGACGGGCGAAACGTGCGGAATCCAGCATCGCATTGGTTTCGTCCTGGGCTATTTGTTGGGCTATATCGGCTTCCGTGGTGGTATCGATACGAGCGGGATCGACACGGCCAACTTCTGAATCCGGTTCAATTGTCATGCGTACTATTTTCATAGAATTTGATCTCTCGTTGATTGGCTTTGCGGGCCGAGATAATCCGAATGGCCTCTGGGCGCGGCGTGTAGGCCACTACAAATAGGCGCTGGTGAATCATTCCCATTAGTTGATACCTGTCTTCGCCGTAAACGCGGCGGTTATCGGCTCGAACTAGTCGATTGGGGTCAAAAAACGCCTTGGCCGCATAGGCAAAATCGAATCCGCGTTCCCGAAAACAGGTTTCGCTTTTGGTGTCATCCCATTCGAAATTCATGGGGTCAGTGTAGTTCATTGGCCTACCAGGTGCAAGGGCAGCATCACTTTGGCAGGGTAATGTTCAGGAGGCTATGGTTTTTAGGTGTTGCTACGAAGGGTATAAGCGGCCGGAAACACTCGCACTGATCCGGCCTGCCGAGGCTGCAATATTTCCTTAAATCCTAAATTCTGCCGACCGCGCATGCGCGGTAAGACTCTCCCCCCGCGCCAACACCGAAGCAATCTTGCCCAAATTCTGTGCACCAACCGCCGAACAATTGATCAAACTGCTGCGCTTTTGGAAGTCGTAAACCCCTAAAGGCGACGAATAGCGGGCAGTGCTGGAAGTGGGCAGGACGTGGTTGGGGCCGGCACAATAATCGCCCAGCGCTTCGGCGGTGAAGCGGCCCATGAAGATCGCGCCGGCGTTATGGATTTGCTCGCACAAGGCTTCCGGCTCCGCCACGGACAATTCCAAATGTTCCGGGGCGATGCGATTGGCTACCTGCGCGGCTTCGGATAAGTTAGCGACTTTAACAAACGCGCCGCGACTGGTCAGCGAGGCGCGGATGATGTCGGCGCGTTCCATTTCCGGCAGCAGTTTATTGATGCTGGCTTCAACTTGTTGCAGAAAAGCGGCATCGTCGCTGATCAAAATGGCTTGGGCGTTTTCGTCGTGTTCGGCTTGCGAGAACAAATCCATCGCAATCCAGTCCGGGTTGGTCTGGCCGTCGCAGATGATCAATATCTCGGACGGGCCGGCGATCATGTCGATGCCGACTTGACCGAACACCAGCTTTTTGGCGGTGGCGACGTAGATGTTGCCGGGGCCGACGATTTTATCCACCGCCGGAATCGATTCGGTGCCATACGCTAAGGCCGCGACGGCTTGGGCGCCGCCGATGGTGAATACTCTATCCACGCCTGCGACATGCGCCGCCGCCAATACCAGCGCATTCGTCTCGCCGCGCGGGGTCGGGACCACCATAATCAGTTCGCCGACGCCGGCGACTTTGGCCGGAATCGCATTCATCAATACCGAGGATGGGTAAGCGGCTTTGCCGCCCGGCACATAGAGGCCGGCTTTATCCAGTGGCGTGACTTTTTGCCCCAACACAGTGCCGTCTATCTCGGTGAATTGCCAGGATTGCAGTTTTTGATGCTCGGCATAAGCACGGACTCGGTCGGCGGCGGTTTGCAAAGCAATGGCCTGGGTGCTGGGTAAGGTATCCCAGGCCTGTTGCAACGCAGTTCGGTCCAATTCCAGTTCGGCAGCGGTTTTAAAGGCGGTGCCGTCGAAGCGGTTGGTGTACTCCAGCAGCGCTTTGTCGCCACGTTTTTTTACGTCGGCGATGATGTCCAACACTCGTTTGTGTATTTCCAGATCGTCGCTGGCATCCCAGGCTAAGCGGGCTTGCAGTTGTTTTTCAAAGTCGATTGCCGCGCTATCAAGGCGGAGCATTTTTATAGCAGTCATGATTACGCCCTCTGGGCCAACGTGGTTTCGAACTGATCGATGAGTGCTTGAATGGCTTGATGTTTCATTTTCATCGCCGCTTTATTCACCACCAGTCGAGAGGTGATGTTGGCGATTAGTTCTCGTGGCTCCAGGCCGTTGGCTTTCAGAGTGTTGCCGGTATCGACCAAGTCGACGATGCAATCGGCCAAGCCGACCAGCGGCGCCAACTCCATCGAACCGTAAAGTTTGATGATTTCGGCTTGAATGCCTAAGTTGGCATAGTAGCTCTGCGCGGTTTTTACGTATTTGGTGGCGACCCGCAAGCGGCCTTTCACTTCCGGGGCATTGACCGGGCCGGCAGTCATCAAGCGGCAACCGGCGATGCCTAAATCCAACGGCTCGTAAAGACTTTCCGCACCATGCTCCATCAATACGTCCTTGCCGGCGATACCCAAGTCCGCCGCGCCGTATTCCACAAAGGTGGGGACATCGGTGGCGCGGATGATCACCAACTGCACGTCGGGGCGGGTGGTTTGCAGAATCAGTTTGCGGCTTTTGTCCGGATCATCGATCGGCGTGATGCCGGCCTGTTCCAGGAAGGGCAGGGCTTCTTCGTAAATACGGCCTTTGGATACGGCAATGGTCAACATGGCTTTGCAATGGAGTTAGTTAGGAACGCGGCGAATGGTGGCGCCCAGTTGCGACAGTTTTTCTTCGATGTGATCGTAGCCACGGTCGATATGGTAAATCCGGTCCACCAGGGTTTCGCCTTCTGCAACCAGTCCTGCCAAGACCAGGCTGGCGGACGCCCGTAAGTCGGTAGCCATCACCGGTGCGGCTTTTAACTGAGTACTGCCGGTGCAGATAGCGGTGTTGGATTCCAACCTGATTTGTGCGCCCATCCGTTGCAGTTCTTGGACGTGCATGAAGCGGTTTTCGAACACGGTTTCGGTGATCAAGCCCACGCCTTCGGCAACCGAGTTCAACGCGGTGAACTGGGCCTGCATATCGGTCGGGAAAGCCGGATAAGGCGCAGTGCGCACGGTAACGGCTTTCGGGCGTTTGCCGTGCAT
This region includes:
- a CDS encoding DUF4145 domain-containing protein, encoding MLRDTFARRFTELEASFSSIPFKSHSRGIPGSYVPDGQWQKWATSTQSLIRAAFGELSPHYQNFVNAYKECGGSDSSVRTLNALFLSAKEDFEGGYLFDVELRVSGEVFGDFIALARKSLAEGHKDVAAVLACAALEDALKRFADVNGLAVGDKSMQEVVNALKSSGLVAGAQKTLLDAMPRIRNLAMHADWDKIAEPDVSSVLGFVEQFLLSKFSHG
- a CDS encoding helix-turn-helix domain-containing protein; this encodes MTIEPDSEVGRVDPARIDTTTEADIAQQIAQDETNAMLDSARFARRVRNRLGLSQAEFSKRIDVSLETIRNWEQGKRSPTGAAKALLKVLDRAPEAALAALD
- a CDS encoding BrnT family toxin, translating into MNYTDPMNFEWDDTKSETCFRERGFDFAYAAKAFFDPNRLVRADNRRVYGEDRYQLMGMIHQRLFVVAYTPRPEAIRIISARKANQREIKFYENSTHDN
- the hisD gene encoding histidinol dehydrogenase; this translates as MTAIKMLRLDSAAIDFEKQLQARLAWDASDDLEIHKRVLDIIADVKKRGDKALLEYTNRFDGTAFKTAAELELDRTALQQAWDTLPSTQAIALQTAADRVRAYAEHQKLQSWQFTEIDGTVLGQKVTPLDKAGLYVPGGKAAYPSSVLMNAIPAKVAGVGELIMVVPTPRGETNALVLAAAHVAGVDRVFTIGGAQAVAALAYGTESIPAVDKIVGPGNIYVATAKKLVFGQVGIDMIAGPSEILIICDGQTNPDWIAMDLFSQAEHDENAQAILISDDAAFLQQVEASINKLLPEMERADIIRASLTSRGAFVKVANLSEAAQVANRIAPEHLELSVAEPEALCEQIHNAGAIFMGRFTAEALGDYCAGPNHVLPTSSTARYSSPLGVYDFQKRSSLINCSAVGAQNLGKIASVLARGESLTAHARSAEFRI
- the hisG gene encoding ATP phosphoribosyltransferase; translation: MLTIAVSKGRIYEEALPFLEQAGITPIDDPDKSRKLILQTTRPDVQLVIIRATDVPTFVEYGAADLGIAGKDVLMEHGAESLYEPLDLGIAGCRLMTAGPVNAPEVKGRLRVATKYVKTAQSYYANLGIQAEIIKLYGSMELAPLVGLADCIVDLVDTGNTLKANGLEPRELIANITSRLVVNKAAMKMKHQAIQALIDQFETTLAQRA